From the Halorhabdus utahensis DSM 12940 genome, one window contains:
- a CDS encoding ATP-binding protein: MSEPERDVVEFVLTTDVYSEREDLEPDDLPSIYRTVFWENGTIERPLVPTVEATSEAADVENPWDTVSGLMFTSHDDFSEEIKLTDRDMAEEWLQKRIEPDELLENPTLASIFDDEFDEVSYEKAREQVRPARADRAWIDSLLDEYFEDEEEEEMLDLVDIRAPEEVDMRLDDLVLTEDQEGEINKLVKAIEHRDYLARIGLREIGKLLFVGPPGTGKTSVARALAHELDLPFVEVKLSMITSQYLGETAKNVEKTFEVARRLSPCILFMDEFDFVAKTRASDEHAAIKRAVNTLLKSIDEISLIQDDVLLIGATNHPDQLDAAAWRRFDEIVNFPKPDKGMRSDILQVVTRDMEIDDYDPGELAGMTEGLTGSDLRLVLREAVLNALTEERTTLTQEDLVNAVANFEERDNLKNLDMIEGDHDALVAGGTPSADGGHDHDQGHDHSHSDD, from the coding sequence ATGAGCGAACCGGAACGCGACGTCGTGGAGTTTGTCCTCACGACGGACGTCTACTCCGAGCGAGAGGATCTCGAACCGGACGATCTGCCGTCGATCTATCGGACCGTCTTCTGGGAAAACGGCACGATCGAACGGCCACTCGTCCCGACTGTCGAGGCCACCAGTGAAGCGGCCGACGTTGAGAACCCCTGGGACACGGTCTCGGGACTGATGTTTACCAGTCACGACGACTTCTCCGAGGAGATCAAACTCACCGACCGCGACATGGCCGAGGAGTGGCTACAGAAGCGAATCGAGCCCGACGAACTCCTCGAAAACCCGACACTGGCGTCGATCTTCGACGACGAATTCGACGAGGTGAGCTACGAGAAGGCTCGCGAACAGGTCAGACCGGCTCGCGCCGACCGGGCCTGGATCGACAGCCTGCTCGACGAGTACTTCGAGGACGAGGAGGAAGAGGAGATGCTCGACCTCGTTGACATCCGCGCGCCCGAGGAGGTCGACATGCGCCTGGACGACCTCGTGCTCACCGAGGACCAGGAGGGCGAGATCAACAAACTCGTCAAGGCCATCGAGCACCGCGATTACCTCGCGCGGATCGGCCTCCGGGAGATCGGCAAGCTCCTGTTCGTCGGGCCGCCGGGGACCGGCAAGACCAGCGTCGCCCGGGCCTTGGCCCACGAACTCGACCTGCCCTTTGTCGAGGTCAAGCTGTCGATGATCACCTCCCAGTACCTCGGCGAGACGGCCAAGAACGTCGAGAAGACCTTCGAGGTGGCCCGGCGGCTCTCGCCGTGTATCCTCTTCATGGACGAGTTCGACTTCGTCGCCAAGACGCGCGCCAGCGACGAACACGCCGCGATCAAGCGCGCCGTGAACACCCTGCTGAAGTCGATCGACGAGATCAGCCTCATCCAGGACGACGTCCTGTTGATCGGCGCGACCAACCACCCCGATCAGCTCGACGCGGCGGCCTGGCGGCGCTTCGACGAGATCGTCAACTTCCCAAAGCCCGACAAAGGGATGCGCTCAGACATCCTGCAGGTCGTCACTCGCGACATGGAGATCGACGACTACGATCCGGGAGAACTCGCCGGGATGACCGAGGGGCTGACCGGGAGCGACCTCCGGCTTGTCCTCCGAGAAGCCGTCCTGAACGCGCTGACCGAGGAGCGGACCACGCTCACACAGGAGGACCTCGTCAATGCGGTCGCGAACTTCGAGGAGCGTGACAATCTCAAGAACCTCGATATGATCGAAGGCGACCACGACGCGCTGGTCGCCGGCGGGACGCCGAGTGCGGATGGCGGCCACGATCACGACCAGGGCCACGACCACAGCCACTCCGACGATTAA
- a CDS encoding hydrogenase large subunit — MSEDVSGTEIPVGPQHPSLKEPANFTLTVDGEVITGADLKLSYNHRGIEQAVLSKSYLENIYLLERICGICSHAHTTSFAIGVEDLLDLDVPRRANYIRTLIGELERIHSHMLWLGVAGHEIGFDTLWQYAWRDREIVLDLLEEITGNRIHYSINTIGGVRQDLTAEQRETVLEKMDELEERIDFYLETVPNEETVRMRCENVGTVSAELAREYCAAGPVGRASGLPVDVRRDAPYAAYDEMDFDVITDTAGDLLARTTVRIREIAESISIIRQAAADIPDGDLKASPKPVQALLAQIPEDDVVSRYEAPRGELIHYIRADGTDTPERVHIRVPTLANWPTVVEALRGSYIADTPIVVAGIDPCISCTSRIGVETDGSHGGEDSFNLEELREYGMEWYDKRTDGGSVSSESGIDRGDRP; from the coding sequence ATGTCCGAAGACGTCTCAGGCACGGAAATTCCGGTCGGCCCACAGCACCCCTCGTTGAAGGAACCCGCCAACTTCACGCTGACCGTCGACGGCGAGGTCATCACCGGGGCGGATCTCAAACTGTCGTACAACCACCGCGGGATCGAACAGGCCGTCCTCTCGAAAAGCTATCTGGAGAACATCTATCTGCTCGAGCGCATCTGTGGTATCTGTTCGCACGCCCACACGACCTCCTTTGCCATCGGCGTCGAGGACCTCCTCGATCTCGACGTTCCCCGGCGGGCGAACTACATCCGGACGCTGATCGGCGAACTCGAACGCATCCACAGCCACATGCTCTGGCTCGGGGTCGCGGGCCACGAGATTGGCTTCGACACCCTCTGGCAGTACGCCTGGCGCGACCGTGAGATCGTGCTGGACCTCTTAGAGGAGATTACGGGCAACCGGATCCACTACTCGATCAACACGATCGGCGGCGTCCGCCAGGATCTCACAGCGGAGCAACGCGAGACCGTCCTCGAAAAGATGGACGAACTCGAGGAACGCATCGACTTCTATCTGGAGACGGTTCCCAACGAGGAGACGGTCCGGATGCGATGTGAGAACGTCGGCACTGTCTCAGCCGAACTCGCCCGGGAGTACTGTGCGGCCGGGCCGGTCGGTCGCGCCTCGGGGCTACCCGTCGACGTTCGGCGGGATGCCCCCTACGCTGCCTACGACGAGATGGACTTCGACGTGATCACGGACACGGCAGGCGATCTCCTCGCGCGGACGACGGTTCGGATCCGCGAGATCGCAGAGAGCATCTCGATCATCAGGCAGGCCGCCGCGGATATTCCAGACGGGGATCTCAAGGCCAGCCCGAAGCCGGTCCAGGCGCTGCTGGCACAAATTCCCGAGGACGACGTCGTCAGCCGCTACGAGGCCCCCCGCGGCGAACTCATCCACTACATCCGGGCCGACGGGACCGACACGCCCGAACGGGTTCACATCCGGGTGCCGACGCTCGCCAACTGGCCGACCGTCGTCGAGGCGCTGCGCGGCAGTTACATCGCCGACACGCCGATCGTCGTCGCCGGGATCGACCCCTGTATCAGCTGTACCTCCCGGATCGGCGTCGAGACCGACGGCAGCCACGGCGGCGAGGACTCGTTCAACCTCGAGGAATTGCGTGAGTACGGCATGGAATGGTACGACAAACGCACCGACGGCGGATCGGTGTCGAGCGAGTCGGGAATCGACCGGGGTGACCGACCGTGA
- a CDS encoding complex I subunit 1/NuoH family protein — MSLEIDLATGLLYLLVFPGFAFLFTYALAAEYVDRKLYARLQNRVGPPPLQPLADFLKLLAKESAVPENATERIYRAAPLTGLAGVLTAMLYIPVWSEAAAMSFEGDLVVVLFLLSLPSFSLFFGGWYSGNVFSQVGTTRTITQLFGYEIPFFLACFAPAVAAGTLELSSIVAFVGSNPAYVVVFAPAFVIGLLSLQAKLERIPFDAPEAESELATGALAEYSGRKLALFRLTKDVELVVGAALLSALFLGGPYPVGAIEGIGGAVLGIAVFLVKTLAIVAVLSVLKGVLARLRIEQVVDVFYRWLVPIGLVQIGLVLAVGLYAEGLL; from the coding sequence GTGAGCCTCGAGATCGACCTCGCGACCGGGTTGCTCTACCTGCTTGTATTCCCCGGCTTTGCGTTCCTGTTCACCTACGCGCTGGCCGCCGAATACGTCGACCGGAAGCTCTACGCCCGCCTGCAGAACCGCGTCGGGCCGCCGCCGCTGCAGCCACTGGCGGACTTCCTGAAGCTACTGGCCAAGGAGTCGGCCGTCCCCGAGAACGCGACCGAACGGATCTACCGGGCCGCGCCACTGACGGGGCTGGCCGGCGTCCTGACCGCGATGTTGTACATCCCCGTCTGGAGCGAGGCGGCGGCGATGTCCTTCGAGGGCGATCTGGTCGTCGTCCTCTTTTTGCTCTCGCTGCCGTCGTTCTCGCTGTTCTTCGGCGGGTGGTACTCCGGGAACGTCTTCAGCCAGGTCGGGACCACCCGGACGATCACGCAGCTGTTTGGCTACGAGATTCCGTTCTTCCTGGCGTGTTTCGCGCCGGCGGTCGCCGCGGGGACGCTCGAACTGTCGAGCATCGTCGCGTTCGTCGGGTCGAACCCGGCGTACGTGGTCGTCTTCGCCCCGGCGTTCGTCATCGGGCTGCTGTCGCTGCAGGCCAAACTCGAACGCATCCCCTTCGACGCGCCGGAGGCCGAGTCCGAACTCGCGACCGGGGCACTCGCGGAGTACTCCGGCCGGAAACTCGCGCTGTTCCGTCTCACGAAGGACGTCGAACTCGTCGTCGGCGCAGCACTGCTGTCGGCGCTGTTCCTCGGCGGCCCCTACCCAGTCGGAGCAATCGAGGGGATCGGTGGGGCCGTGCTCGGGATCGCGGTCTTCCTCGTGAAGACACTCGCGATCGTGGCCGTCCTGTCGGTCCTCAAGGGCGTGCTCGCGCGCCTCCGGATCGAGCAGGTCGTCGACGTGTTCTATCGGTGGCTCGTCCCGATCGGGCTCGTCCAGATCGGACTCGTACTGGCTGTCGGACTGTACGCGGAGGGACTCCTATGA
- a CDS encoding NADH-quinone oxidoreductase subunit 5 family protein: MVTNRRTLLASTPGLLVAGALALAVALVGPGLETPAMLALGAISLPFVGAALLPYVAVAGDRIRNAVAVGVGVVTAILTLSLIPRALSAETPAAVHYDLGWVPAIDVSFGLYLDVLGVMMATIAGVVGALALVFSTRFMEREGGLTRYYALTLLFVGGMIGFALTDSLVALYVFWEVLGLCSFGLISFWLEDDASFAAGVKAFVTTRFGDIGLLAGIATLYVGGGTFSIRGLIDQAAAGALPEWTLAAAGGLFIVAAVGKSAQFPLHVWLPDAMEAPTTSTALIHAACMVNAGLYLLLRTRPIFDGVAWWTTAVLAIGTITAFLAAVLATVENDFKRALAYCTISQLGYVTAAIGLAGGVLPATAHVLSHSIFKALLFLAAGSVIFALGGTVHKHVDMYEFRGVGNRRQMPITNVAFLVGILGLIGVPGFNGFWSKEYIFATAMDGSPIEMAAFVVLAITAVLTVVYSLRIYYLMFLGEPSESVTESPLAMTGPLSILAGLTLTSWLAIGPLSEALQTYFPGAEVHSYTIMEFVEHTLTVQTLALTAGILGLGYLGFRFRKPINDAAPESLLSVLALGYGFDAVYERCVGAYRWWCARTRVIQTGDLNYNVVGIVVALVIGGIVLVI; this comes from the coding sequence ATGGTAACGAATCGACGGACACTGCTCGCATCGACACCCGGTCTGCTCGTCGCCGGCGCACTCGCCCTGGCGGTCGCGCTGGTGGGACCAGGACTCGAAACGCCCGCCATGCTGGCGCTCGGGGCGATTTCCCTACCGTTCGTCGGCGCGGCACTGTTGCCGTACGTCGCCGTCGCCGGTGATCGAATCCGGAACGCGGTCGCCGTGGGCGTCGGTGTCGTGACGGCTATCTTGACGCTATCGCTGATTCCGCGAGCGCTATCGGCGGAAACGCCGGCAGCCGTCCACTACGACCTGGGGTGGGTGCCCGCCATCGACGTCTCCTTTGGGCTGTATCTGGACGTCCTCGGCGTGATGATGGCGACCATCGCGGGTGTCGTCGGGGCGCTCGCGCTGGTCTTCTCGACGCGCTTCATGGAACGCGAGGGGGGACTCACCCGCTACTACGCGCTGACCCTGCTGTTCGTCGGCGGGATGATCGGCTTCGCGCTGACCGACAGCCTCGTCGCGCTGTACGTCTTCTGGGAGGTTCTGGGGCTGTGTTCGTTTGGCCTGATCTCCTTCTGGCTCGAAGACGACGCCTCCTTCGCGGCGGGCGTGAAGGCGTTCGTTACGACCCGTTTCGGCGACATCGGCCTGCTGGCCGGGATCGCCACCCTGTACGTCGGCGGCGGGACGTTCTCGATCCGCGGGCTGATCGACCAGGCGGCCGCGGGCGCGCTGCCCGAGTGGACGCTCGCGGCCGCTGGCGGGCTGTTCATCGTCGCGGCCGTCGGGAAGTCCGCGCAGTTCCCCTTACACGTCTGGCTGCCGGACGCGATGGAGGCCCCGACGACCAGCACGGCGCTGATCCACGCCGCCTGTATGGTCAACGCCGGCCTCTACCTCCTGCTCCGGACCCGACCCATCTTCGACGGAGTGGCGTGGTGGACGACCGCCGTGCTCGCCATCGGGACGATTACAGCCTTCCTCGCAGCCGTGCTCGCGACCGTCGAGAACGACTTCAAGCGGGCGCTGGCGTACTGTACGATCAGCCAGCTCGGGTACGTCACGGCGGCGATCGGACTGGCCGGCGGGGTCCTGCCGGCGACCGCCCACGTCCTGAGTCACTCGATCTTCAAGGCGCTACTCTTTCTCGCTGCGGGGTCGGTCATCTTCGCGCTGGGCGGCACCGTCCACAAACACGTCGACATGTACGAGTTTCGCGGCGTGGGGAACCGCCGGCAGATGCCGATAACCAACGTCGCCTTCCTGGTGGGGATTCTCGGCTTGATCGGCGTACCCGGGTTCAACGGCTTCTGGAGCAAGGAATACATCTTCGCTACGGCGATGGACGGGAGTCCGATCGAGATGGCGGCCTTCGTCGTGCTCGCGATCACGGCCGTGCTGACGGTCGTCTACTCGTTGCGGATCTACTATCTGATGTTCCTCGGCGAGCCGAGCGAGTCCGTCACCGAATCGCCACTGGCGATGACTGGCCCGCTTTCGATCCTGGCTGGCCTGACGCTCACCTCGTGGCTCGCAATCGGCCCGCTCTCGGAGGCTCTGCAGACTTACTTCCCCGGCGCTGAGGTTCACAGCTATACGATCATGGAATTCGTCGAGCACACGCTCACCGTCCAGACACTGGCGTTGACTGCCGGGATCCTCGGACTCGGCTATCTCGGGTTCCGCTTCCGGAAACCGATCAACGACGCCGCCCCCGAAAGCCTGCTGTCAGTGCTCGCACTGGGCTACGGCTTCGACGCCGTCTACGAGCGATGCGTCGGGGCCTACCGCTGGTGGTGTGCCCGGACGCGGGTCATCCAGACTGGCGACCTCAACTACAACGTTGTCGGCATCGTGGTGGCGCTGGTGATCGGCGGGATCGTGCTGGTGATCTGA
- a CDS encoding NADH-quinone oxidoreductase subunit I yields the protein MSLPGKLLPEALKTLGKDRATVSYPKNKRTLPDRFRGAVEFDPDPCTGCGMCERHCAADAIVVGTDDDGNVTWEYDVAKCMFCGQCEESCPTDAIVMGKDFELADSDRESFEESYTFER from the coding sequence ATGAGCTTACCAGGCAAACTCCTCCCCGAGGCGCTGAAAACCCTCGGGAAAGACCGCGCGACCGTATCGTACCCCAAGAACAAGCGCACGCTCCCCGATCGCTTCCGGGGAGCCGTCGAGTTCGATCCCGACCCCTGTACCGGGTGTGGGATGTGCGAACGCCACTGTGCGGCCGACGCGATCGTCGTCGGGACCGACGACGACGGCAACGTCACCTGGGAGTACGACGTGGCCAAGTGCATGTTCTGTGGGCAATGCGAGGAATCCTGCCCGACCGACGCCATCGTGATGGGCAAGGACTTCGAACTCGCCGACAGCGACCGGGAGTCCTTCGAGGAATCGTACACCTTCGAACGGTGA
- a CDS encoding complex I subunit 5 family protein codes for MTETPLAMAPLLALFAGIFATYLVGRIDHDRASEASGIVAVTAVLAALVGTWTLWTRSLPIEYAIGGAGVGVQVTALSIFLSVVACLLGLAVTVYTIAGTDDEGATELYDPLLLAAVAGVVGIGFAADLFSLYVFFEVMAVATYALVPFAVSRATAVEAGFKYVVLNTVGSLLAIFGVSLVYAETGGTLAFGGVAEALAGTTEVATAAVLFLVVGFGVKAAIVPLHTWVPDAYAESPASASALLAGLATPAAAVAMGKALSVFPGAIPVGLLLVVFGAITMTVGNFLALGQRDLKRLLAYSSIPHVGYVVFGFGIGFHGGFGVAVDGALFHVLANAFMKGGAFLAVGAIGYRLASRDVANPRHLDDLAGIGYRMPVAAGAIAVAVLALAGVPPLAGFWGKLLIVVGGAEVSGWLGVALALLVIGNSFLSLGYYLPVLRSLFASPDDAVGSAARTPTLLALPILALTAGTILLGIVPSVGFDLVEPATDVLLSGVTP; via the coding sequence GTGACCGAGACGCCGCTTGCGATGGCCCCGTTGCTCGCGCTGTTCGCGGGCATCTTCGCCACGTACCTGGTGGGCCGTATCGACCACGACCGGGCGAGCGAGGCGAGTGGCATCGTCGCGGTCACAGCCGTTCTCGCCGCCCTCGTCGGGACCTGGACGCTGTGGACCCGCTCACTCCCGATCGAATACGCGATCGGCGGGGCTGGCGTCGGGGTCCAGGTCACGGCCCTCAGCATCTTCCTCTCGGTCGTGGCGTGCCTGCTCGGACTGGCCGTGACCGTCTACACGATAGCCGGCACGGACGACGAGGGGGCCACGGAGCTCTACGATCCGCTCCTGCTGGCGGCGGTCGCCGGCGTCGTCGGCATCGGCTTTGCGGCCGATCTGTTCTCGCTATACGTCTTCTTCGAGGTGATGGCCGTCGCGACCTACGCGCTGGTCCCCTTCGCCGTGTCCCGGGCGACCGCCGTCGAAGCCGGCTTCAAGTATGTCGTGCTGAACACAGTCGGCTCGTTGCTGGCGATCTTCGGCGTGTCGCTGGTGTATGCCGAGACCGGCGGCACGCTCGCCTTTGGCGGGGTCGCCGAGGCGCTCGCTGGCACAACGGAGGTCGCGACCGCCGCCGTGCTCTTCCTGGTCGTCGGTTTCGGCGTGAAGGCCGCGATCGTCCCGCTCCATACGTGGGTGCCGGACGCCTACGCCGAGTCGCCGGCCAGTGCGAGCGCGTTGCTCGCCGGCCTGGCGACACCCGCCGCCGCCGTGGCGATGGGCAAGGCGCTGTCGGTGTTTCCGGGGGCGATCCCGGTCGGCCTCCTGCTGGTCGTCTTCGGCGCGATCACGATGACCGTCGGGAACTTCCTCGCGCTGGGCCAGCGCGACCTCAAGCGGCTGCTCGCCTATTCGTCGATCCCCCACGTCGGCTACGTCGTCTTCGGCTTCGGGATCGGCTTCCACGGCGGATTCGGCGTCGCGGTCGACGGCGCACTCTTTCACGTGCTCGCGAACGCGTTCATGAAGGGCGGGGCCTTCCTCGCCGTCGGTGCGATCGGGTATCGACTCGCAAGCAGGGACGTGGCGAACCCGCGCCACCTCGACGATCTCGCCGGGATCGGCTACCGGATGCCGGTCGCCGCTGGCGCGATCGCGGTCGCGGTCCTGGCACTCGCCGGCGTCCCGCCGCTGGCGGGCTTCTGGGGCAAACTCCTCATCGTCGTCGGCGGTGCCGAGGTGTCAGGCTGGCTCGGTGTCGCCCTGGCCCTGCTGGTGATCGGCAACTCCTTTCTCTCGCTGGGGTATTACCTCCCGGTTCTCCGGAGTCTCTTCGCCAGCCCTGACGACGCCGTGGGCTCGGCCGCTCGGACGCCGACGCTGCTGGCGCTCCCGATTCTGGCTTTGACTGCCGGAACAATTCTGCTCGGGATCGTTCCCTCGGTCGGGTTCGACCTCGTTGAGCCGGCCACCGACGTCCTGCTCTCGGGGGTGACACCATGA
- a CDS encoding NADH-quinone oxidoreductase subunit K, which translates to MTALAYGVAIALLLIGLAAVLSGANAVKTLIGIEIASKGVLVNFVATDPAGSQGIVILLILIDAIVVAVLLGLVVAVYRQYGTLDMDALGRLTW; encoded by the coding sequence ATGACTGCACTCGCCTACGGCGTGGCGATCGCGCTGCTACTGATCGGCCTGGCGGCGGTCCTCAGCGGGGCCAACGCGGTGAAGACGCTGATCGGGATCGAGATCGCCTCGAAGGGCGTGCTCGTGAACTTCGTCGCGACCGATCCGGCCGGCAGCCAGGGGATCGTGATCCTGTTGATCCTGATCGACGCCATCGTCGTCGCCGTCCTGCTGGGTCTGGTCGTTGCAGTGTATCGCCAGTACGGAACCCTCGATATGGACGCACTCGGGAGGTTAACATGGTAA
- a CDS encoding NADH-quinone oxidoreductase subunit J, producing MTALTTAALVATVGLALSAVAARDFLVSILSLSGASVALAVYFYLAGAPIAAVFEAVVAAGLVTVLFLLMISLTDAETATLIEQRKLPIVGLALGALLGVGLVVWGLLGGLSSGGGSEMELAEALWAERSVDLLAVTVLLFVGVLGIIRLTAERFDATDRPVTSEGTPIGRGRESENTEGES from the coding sequence ATGACGGCGCTGACGACGGCGGCGCTCGTGGCGACGGTCGGCCTCGCGCTCTCCGCGGTCGCCGCCCGGGACTTCCTCGTCTCGATCCTCTCGCTGTCGGGCGCAAGCGTCGCGCTTGCGGTGTACTTCTATCTGGCCGGTGCGCCGATCGCGGCCGTCTTCGAGGCGGTCGTGGCCGCCGGACTGGTGACGGTCCTGTTTTTGCTGATGATCAGCCTGACCGACGCCGAGACCGCCACGCTGATCGAGCAGCGCAAACTGCCGATCGTCGGGCTGGCACTGGGCGCGCTACTGGGCGTCGGCCTGGTCGTCTGGGGCCTGCTTGGCGGGCTCTCGTCCGGCGGGGGAAGCGAGATGGAACTCGCCGAGGCGCTGTGGGCCGAGCGGTCGGTCGACCTGCTCGCGGTGACCGTCCTGCTGTTCGTCGGCGTCCTCGGGATCATCCGCCTCACCGCCGAACGTTTCGACGCGACTGATCGACCCGTCACGAGTGAAGGAACCCCGATCGGGCGGGGCAGAGAATCCGAGAACACGGAGGGAGAATCATGA
- a CDS encoding formyltetrahydrofolate deformylase: protein MVAVTREFTEITVVGDDETGLIANVTSLLFERGVNIEDLDQAVREGVFRMTTMVDTSEMIVTEETLRNDLQDLAAELDVDITVRFPKDRETQSIAVLVTKESHCLEAIFEAWASGNLGADVEVVIGNHPDLQPLAEKYEVPFHDIGDEKGTPDEDELLDLLAEYDTDLIVLARYMRILSPDVVFRYENRIINVHPSLLPSFPGASAYMQAIEEGVRIAGVTAHYVTTDLDQGPVITQRVFNVPPEATEEELQEIGQPLEAEALLDAIDLHLNDEIYVHRGRTRLREPEETDAQLGAPKELDDLNPDRPIDGLGEIVSEGE from the coding sequence GTGGTGGCCGTGACCCGTGAGTTCACCGAGATCACTGTGGTCGGCGACGACGAGACGGGGCTGATCGCGAACGTCACGTCGTTGCTGTTCGAGCGCGGTGTCAACATCGAGGATCTGGATCAGGCGGTCCGGGAGGGTGTCTTCCGGATGACCACGATGGTCGACACCAGCGAGATGATCGTCACCGAGGAAACGCTCCGGAACGATCTCCAGGATCTCGCAGCGGAACTCGACGTCGACATCACGGTCCGATTCCCGAAAGATAGAGAGACCCAGAGCATCGCCGTCCTCGTGACCAAGGAAAGTCACTGTCTGGAGGCGATCTTCGAGGCCTGGGCGAGCGGCAATCTGGGCGCGGACGTCGAGGTCGTCATCGGCAATCATCCCGATCTCCAGCCCCTTGCCGAGAAGTACGAGGTGCCCTTCCACGACATCGGCGACGAGAAGGGCACGCCCGACGAGGACGAACTGCTGGACTTGCTCGCGGAGTACGACACCGACCTGATCGTGCTCGCGCGGTACATGCGCATCCTCAGTCCGGACGTCGTCTTCCGATACGAGAACCGAATCATCAACGTCCATCCCTCGCTGCTGCCCTCCTTCCCCGGTGCCTCGGCGTACATGCAGGCCATCGAGGAGGGCGTCCGGATCGCCGGCGTGACCGCCCACTACGTGACGACTGACCTCGATCAGGGACCGGTCATCACCCAGCGGGTGTTCAACGTCCCGCCGGAGGCCACCGAGGAAGAACTCCAGGAGATCGGCCAGCCTCTGGAGGCCGAGGCGCTACTCGATGCGATCGACCTCCATCTCAACGACGAGATCTACGTCCACCGCGGCCGGACTCGGCTCCGGGAGCCGGAGGAGACCGACGCCCAGCTCGGCGCGCCCAAGGAACTCGACGATCTCAATCCCGACCGGCCGATCGATGGGCTGGGCGAGATCGTCAGCGAGGGCGAGTGA
- a CDS encoding hydrogenase maturation protease, which produces MGRILDKRVTTPPQIDAADRVALVGMGSELRGDDAVGLEVVRRLSGLEDDRLRVIEGGVAPENQTGVIRRFDPDWIVLVDAIAFDGEPGDSKWIESDDLGGESFSSHKSTPAMLETFLTREMDAAVALFGIEPARIEFGTELSPAVEQRLDDLAAELSDALERTR; this is translated from the coding sequence ATGGGGCGAATCCTGGACAAACGTGTGACGACGCCACCGCAAATCGACGCTGCCGATCGCGTCGCCCTCGTCGGCATGGGTTCGGAGCTGCGCGGCGACGACGCCGTCGGCCTCGAAGTCGTCCGTCGATTGTCCGGCCTCGAAGACGACCGACTCCGCGTGATCGAGGGCGGCGTCGCGCCCGAAAATCAGACGGGCGTGATCCGCCGGTTCGATCCGGACTGGATCGTCCTGGTCGACGCTATCGCCTTCGACGGCGAGCCCGGCGACTCGAAGTGGATCGAGTCCGACGACCTCGGTGGCGAGTCCTTTTCGTCGCATAAGTCAACCCCGGCGATGTTGGAAACCTTTCTCACTCGCGAGATGGACGCTGCCGTGGCGTTGTTCGGCATCGAACCGGCCCGGATCGAATTCGGGACCGAGCTTTCGCCGGCCGTCGAGCAGCGGCTCGACGACCTGGCGGCGGAGTTGAGCGATGCGCTGGAACGAACCCGGTAG
- a CDS encoding phosphoribosylaminoimidazolesuccinocarboxamide synthase has product MTSVKEFRIDDEPTATDLGRGAFVFTDDYSVFDWGKMPDEIPGKGAALCTMGAANFEALEDDGIPTHYEGVVVDGEPVSIETAIDAGAQPREMAIELTQVPDLPHDADGYDYDAYHDGAGENYLIPLEIVFRNTVPVGSSLRKRSEPEDHGLDWESWPEEPVELPEPVVEFSTKYEEQDRYLTRAEADRIAGRANVADLESVAREVNDLLNRQAVEAGFVHEDGKIECLYYEGEIRVADVVGTFDENRFSYDGQEVSKEVIRQYHKRTQSAWVEAVGEAKTRASEAGIADWKSLCDREPEPLDQHVIDVARDLYCAGTNAYLDRDVFEAPSIDDAIDAARSL; this is encoded by the coding sequence ATGACTAGCGTCAAGGAATTCCGGATCGACGACGAGCCCACCGCGACCGACCTTGGTCGGGGCGCGTTCGTCTTCACTGACGACTACTCGGTGTTCGACTGGGGGAAAATGCCCGACGAGATCCCGGGGAAGGGGGCCGCGCTGTGTACGATGGGCGCGGCCAACTTCGAGGCCCTGGAGGACGACGGAATCCCCACCCACTACGAGGGGGTCGTCGTCGATGGCGAGCCCGTGTCAATCGAGACGGCGATCGATGCGGGCGCACAGCCCCGCGAGATGGCCATCGAACTGACGCAGGTGCCTGACCTGCCCCACGATGCCGACGGCTACGACTACGACGCCTATCACGACGGGGCGGGCGAGAACTACCTGATCCCCCTGGAAATCGTCTTCCGCAATACCGTCCCCGTCGGATCGAGTCTGCGAAAGCGATCCGAGCCCGAAGACCACGGCCTCGACTGGGAGTCCTGGCCCGAGGAGCCCGTCGAGTTACCGGAACCCGTCGTCGAGTTCTCGACGAAGTACGAGGAGCAAGACCGGTATCTCACCCGTGCGGAGGCCGACCGGATCGCCGGCCGTGCGAACGTCGCCGACCTCGAATCGGTCGCCCGCGAGGTCAACGACCTACTCAACCGCCAGGCTGTGGAGGCAGGGTTCGTCCACGAGGACGGCAAGATCGAGTGTCTCTACTACGAAGGGGAGATCCGCGTCGCTGACGTCGTGGGGACCTTCGACGAGAATCGCTTTTCCTACGACGGCCAGGAGGTAAGCAAGGAGGTCATCCGGCAGTACCACAAGCGGACGCAGTCAGCATGGGTCGAGGCCGTCGGCGAAGCCAAAACGCGGGCGAGCGAGGCAGGGATCGCCGACTGGAAGTCGCTGTGCGATCGCGAGCCCGAACCGCTCGACCAGCACGTGATCGATGTCGCGCGCGATCTCTACTGTGCCGGCACGAACGCGTATCTCGACCGGGACGTTTTCGAGGCTCCCTCCATCGACGACGCGATCGACGCGGCCCGAAGTCTCTAG